A part of Bartonella quintana genomic DNA contains:
- a CDS encoding uracil-DNA glycosylase — MFNQSQYSISYEELLSFYKESGVDAVLSDVPIDRFSQASSSTQELKKVIDTPHHQSVSPTIKQHSYPLPHSSTIQREPSAIEIAKGANTLDELKSALLAFNGCSLKLTAKSTCFSDGTAGSPLMIIGEAPGREEDIQGIPFVGKAGMLLNKILASIGLTRKNVYIANTIPWRPPGNRTPTPREVALCRPFIERQIHLANPRILIALGGVAMQFLTGSQNGIIRTRGKWCTYESEDNIKIPVMPTFHPAYLLRTPSQKKLTWKDFLEVKNRLNNLL; from the coding sequence ATGTTCAACCAAAGTCAGTATTCAATCTCGTATGAAGAACTTCTAAGCTTCTACAAAGAAAGTGGTGTTGACGCCGTGCTCAGTGATGTACCTATTGACCGTTTTAGTCAAGCTTCTTCTTCAACGCAGGAGTTAAAAAAAGTAATCGACACTCCCCATCACCAATCGGTATCACCAACCATAAAGCAGCATAGCTATCCACTGCCTCACTCTAGTACTATACAACGTGAACCTTCAGCTATAGAGATAGCAAAAGGTGCGAATACACTTGATGAATTAAAATCTGCTCTCCTTGCGTTTAATGGTTGCTCATTAAAATTGACAGCAAAAAGTACCTGTTTTTCAGATGGAACAGCAGGAAGCCCTCTCATGATCATAGGAGAAGCTCCAGGACGAGAGGAAGATATACAAGGAATTCCATTTGTAGGAAAGGCAGGAATGTTGCTTAACAAAATCCTTGCATCAATTGGCTTAACAAGAAAGAATGTCTACATAGCCAACACGATTCCCTGGCGTCCACCAGGAAATCGCACACCAACACCAAGAGAAGTGGCATTATGCCGCCCTTTCATTGAACGACAAATTCATTTAGCTAATCCTCGTATTCTTATAGCACTGGGAGGAGTTGCTATGCAGTTTCTGACTGGCTCTCAAAATGGAATTATCCGGACACGGGGAAAATGGTGTACCTATGAAAGCGAAGACAACATAAAAATACCTGTTATGCCAACCTTTCACCCCGCTTACCTTCTCCGAACTCCGAGTCAAAAAAAACTTACATGGAAAGATTTCTTAGAAGTCAAAAACCGCTTAAATAATCTCTTGTAA